A section of the Streptococcus oriscaviae genome encodes:
- the pknB gene encoding Stk1 family PASTA domain-containing Ser/Thr kinase, which translates to MIQIGKIFAGRYRIVRQIGRGGMADVYLARDLILDGEEVAVKVLRTNYQTDQIAIQRFQREARAMADLDHPNIVRISDIGEEDGQQYLAMEYVDGLDLKRYIKENAPLSNDTSVRIMGQILLAMRMAHTRGIVHRDLKPQNVLLTKDGTAKVTDFGIAVAFAETSLTQTNSMLGSVHYLSPEQARGSKATVQSDIYAMGIILFEMLTGRIPYDGDSAVTIALQHFQKPLPSVRDENPRVPQALENVVLKATAKKLTERYKTVAEMYTDLASALSLDRRHEPRVVLEGNKVDTKTLPKLSQAAVEPKRPAATPSNKDEAVGARPEVSASVNKPTKPKRRMRMRYKVLIGATLLTIIGFLIVLYNTPATVTVPDVRGQTLEVAKEKIETSGLKVGTVTEEESSDVEEGTVLRTNPAANSSKREGSTVDIVLASAEAVTVPDVVGQDASVAQQELENAGFTVKRKEEYSDSVESGTVIKTDPIAESSKAKGSSVTIVVSKGPQPTTVPDVVGKSQEVASQELKTAGFLVGDITQEYSDTLAEGVVISTNPTVGSSLTKGSTVNLIVSKGPAITMPDFGVMKYSYAEARRQLQNLGVSVSTIEKQEDSSYAATTSDLVVGQYPAAGSTIDGTVTLYVSVASNSQQGGSSSSSSTGTSSSNGQ; encoded by the coding sequence ATGATACAGATTGGAAAGATCTTTGCAGGTCGCTACCGGATCGTTCGACAGATTGGTCGCGGTGGTATGGCAGATGTCTATCTAGCCCGCGACCTGATTTTAGATGGTGAAGAGGTCGCCGTGAAGGTCCTTCGGACCAACTATCAGACGGATCAGATTGCCATTCAACGCTTCCAGAGAGAGGCTCGCGCGATGGCTGACCTAGACCATCCTAACATTGTTCGTATCTCAGACATTGGAGAAGAAGATGGTCAGCAGTATTTGGCCATGGAGTATGTAGACGGTCTTGACCTGAAACGATACATCAAAGAAAATGCTCCTCTATCCAATGACACTTCTGTCCGTATCATGGGGCAAATTCTCCTTGCCATGCGGATGGCCCATACTAGGGGAATTGTTCACCGGGATTTAAAACCTCAAAACGTTCTGTTAACCAAAGACGGAACGGCCAAGGTGACAGATTTCGGTATCGCGGTTGCCTTTGCTGAAACCAGCCTAACCCAGACCAATTCAATGCTCGGCTCGGTTCATTACCTATCACCTGAACAGGCGCGGGGGTCTAAGGCGACTGTGCAAAGTGATATTTATGCCATGGGGATTATCCTCTTTGAGATGCTGACAGGTCGTATTCCCTACGATGGGGATAGTGCTGTAACCATCGCCCTCCAGCATTTCCAAAAACCGCTTCCGTCAGTTAGAGATGAAAATCCAAGAGTGCCACAAGCATTGGAAAATGTGGTCCTCAAGGCTACCGCCAAGAAGTTGACAGAGCGCTATAAGACAGTTGCTGAAATGTATACTGACTTGGCGTCAGCCCTGTCCTTGGATCGTCGGCATGAACCGCGTGTTGTCCTGGAGGGAAATAAGGTCGACACCAAAACTCTCCCTAAATTATCTCAGGCTGCTGTGGAGCCTAAACGGCCAGCAGCCACCCCATCTAATAAGGATGAGGCAGTAGGGGCTCGACCAGAGGTGTCAGCGTCGGTCAATAAACCAACCAAGCCCAAGCGCCGGATGCGTATGCGCTACAAGGTGTTAATTGGTGCGACACTTTTGACCATCATTGGATTCTTGATTGTACTCTATAACACTCCAGCAACGGTTACGGTTCCAGATGTCAGAGGGCAAACCTTGGAAGTTGCTAAGGAAAAAATAGAAACATCAGGTTTGAAAGTGGGAACGGTAACAGAGGAGGAGTCCTCCGATGTGGAAGAAGGAACTGTTCTTCGGACCAATCCAGCAGCCAACAGCTCCAAGCGTGAAGGCAGTACAGTAGATATTGTTCTAGCCTCTGCAGAAGCAGTCACAGTTCCAGATGTGGTTGGCCAAGATGCTTCCGTGGCACAACAGGAATTAGAAAATGCTGGTTTTACCGTCAAGCGCAAGGAAGAATACAGTGACAGCGTAGAGAGCGGAACGGTTATTAAGACCGATCCAATAGCTGAAAGCTCCAAGGCCAAAGGCAGTTCGGTTACGATTGTTGTTTCCAAAGGCCCACAACCAACGACAGTTCCAGATGTGGTCGGTAAGAGTCAGGAAGTAGCTAGTCAGGAGTTGAAAACTGCCGGTTTCCTAGTAGGTGATATCACACAAGAGTACAGCGATACCCTTGCAGAGGGAGTGGTAATCAGTACCAATCCTACGGTAGGAAGTAGCTTGACTAAGGGCTCCACTGTCAACCTAATCGTGTCAAAAGGACCGGCTATTACCATGCCAGATTTTGGTGTGATGAAGTATAGTTATGCAGAAGCAAGACGTCAGCTTCAAAACTTGGGAGTGTCAGTTTCTACTATTGAGAAACAAGAAGATAGCAGTTACGCGGCTACAACCAGTGACCTGGTTGTAGGACAGTACCCAGCAGCTGGCAGCACGATTGATGGAACGGTGACTCTCTATGTTTCCGTTGCCTCCAATTCACAGCAAGGAGGAAGCTCTAGTTCTTCTTCCACTGGTACCTCTTCCAGCAACGGTCAATAA
- the fmt gene encoding methionyl-tRNA formyltransferase, with amino-acid sequence MTKIIFMGTPDFSATVLEGILADDQYQVLAVVTQPDRAVGRKKEIRRTPVKEVALQHGLTIYQPEKLSGSQEMEELMELGADGIVTAAFGQFLPSKLLDSVGFAINVHASLLPKYRGGAPIHYALINGDEEAGVTIMEMVKEMDAGDMISSDSIAIEESDNVGSLFEKLALVGRDLLLRTLPDYLSGKLLPQPQDPALVSFSPNIRPEEECLDWNKSARQLFNHIRGMNPWPVAHTLWKGERFKIYEAVEVPGSGPSGQVIARSKKELIVATGQGALSLKTVQPAGKPKMGIADFLNGSGRELAVGEQFGN; translated from the coding sequence ATGACAAAGATTATTTTTATGGGAACGCCAGACTTTTCGGCGACTGTTTTGGAAGGAATCTTGGCTGATGACCAGTACCAAGTTTTGGCGGTTGTTACTCAGCCAGATCGGGCAGTTGGTCGTAAGAAGGAAATTCGTAGAACACCTGTGAAGGAAGTCGCTCTCCAACATGGTCTAACCATCTACCAGCCCGAAAAATTATCGGGGAGTCAGGAGATGGAGGAACTGATGGAGCTAGGAGCAGACGGGATTGTAACAGCTGCTTTCGGTCAATTTTTACCGAGCAAGCTACTTGATTCAGTCGGCTTTGCGATCAATGTCCATGCCTCTCTTTTACCTAAATACCGAGGTGGTGCGCCTATTCACTACGCCCTCATCAATGGAGATGAGGAGGCTGGAGTGACAATCATGGAGATGGTCAAAGAGATGGATGCTGGCGACATGATTTCAAGCGACAGCATCGCCATTGAAGAAAGTGATAATGTCGGCAGTCTTTTTGAAAAATTAGCTCTTGTCGGAAGGGATCTACTGCTGAGAACCTTGCCTGACTACCTATCAGGAAAGCTTCTGCCACAGCCACAGGATCCAGCATTGGTTAGTTTTTCTCCCAATATTCGTCCAGAAGAAGAATGCTTGGATTGGAACAAGTCAGCGCGTCAGCTCTTCAATCACATTCGCGGGATGAATCCTTGGCCGGTTGCCCACACTCTTTGGAAGGGTGAGCGATTTAAGATTTACGAGGCGGTGGAAGTGCCGGGTTCTGGTCCGAGCGGTCAAGTGATTGCCCGCAGCAAAAAGGAATTGATTGTCGCAACAGGCCAAGGTGCCTTGTCCTTAAAGACCGTCCAGCCCGCTGGTAAACCAAAGATGGGCATTGCGGACTTTCTCAATGGTTCTGGCCGAGAGTTGGCAGTAGGAGAACAATTTGGTAACTAG
- the liaF gene encoding cell wall-active antibiotics response protein LiaF codes for MRKVQFFLLLESIIFTLAFFDVLASEAARAILLVAVFMLVIWYVTGRKNSQVLLASAVSLIFLVFVLNPYFIVGVMLFIIYIFINFFSRYEKRNQYTHILLEDEPLEAKKEKTKWFGNQDHSQDKYGFEDINIIRLFGNDVVDLDEAVLVGRDNIVVIRKTFGKTKIIVPIDVEVSLVASSLYGRVQFMGLSYWDLRNESFSISSPHYKDSHKRVKLVVNCLFGDVEVVRV; via the coding sequence ATGCGGAAAGTGCAGTTTTTCTTATTATTAGAAAGTATAATTTTTACACTAGCTTTCTTTGACGTCTTGGCCAGTGAAGCAGCGCGTGCAATTTTACTGGTAGCGGTCTTTATGCTGGTGATTTGGTATGTGACAGGTAGGAAGAATAGTCAGGTACTCTTAGCCAGTGCGGTATCGCTCATTTTTCTTGTATTTGTACTGAATCCTTATTTCATCGTTGGGGTGATGCTGTTTATCATCTATATTTTTATCAATTTCTTTTCAAGATACGAAAAAAGAAATCAGTACACCCATATTTTGCTGGAGGATGAGCCCCTAGAAGCTAAAAAAGAAAAAACCAAGTGGTTTGGTAATCAGGATCACTCTCAGGACAAGTATGGTTTTGAGGACATCAATATTATCCGTCTTTTTGGAAATGATGTCGTTGACTTGGATGAGGCTGTCTTGGTTGGACGAGATAATATCGTTGTTATTCGAAAGACCTTCGGGAAAACGAAGATTATCGTTCCCATTGATGTAGAGGTATCCTTGGTGGCTTCCAGCCTATATGGTCGCGTCCAGTTTATGGGCCTGTCCTACTGGGATTTGCGCAACGAGAGTTTTTCCATTTCCAGCCCACACTATAAAGACTCCCACAAACGGGTGAAATTGGTGGTGAATTGCCTCTTTGGAGATGTGGAGGTGGTTCGAGTATGA
- a CDS encoding response regulator transcription factor, giving the protein MTKIRVMLVDDHEMVRLGLKSFLNLQEDVEVVAEASDGEEGLERALQLKPDVVVMDLVMPKMTGVEATLALLKEWEDAKIVILTSYLDNEKIYPVLEAGARGYMLKTSSAEEILRAIRKVARGELAIETEVEKKVEHHKRYPDLHEDLTARERDILALLAKGYDNQRIADESFISLKTVKTHVSNILSKLAVSDRTQAVVYAFQHGLVAQDEE; this is encoded by the coding sequence ATGACCAAGATACGAGTGATGCTAGTTGATGACCACGAGATGGTTCGACTGGGCTTGAAAAGTTTTTTGAATTTGCAAGAAGATGTAGAGGTCGTTGCAGAAGCAAGCGACGGTGAAGAGGGTCTTGAACGGGCTCTCCAACTCAAACCAGATGTGGTGGTCATGGATTTGGTCATGCCTAAAATGACCGGAGTAGAGGCCACTTTGGCCCTGTTGAAGGAGTGGGAGGACGCCAAGATTGTCATTTTGACCTCTTATCTGGACAACGAAAAAATCTATCCTGTTCTTGAGGCTGGAGCAAGGGGCTACATGCTTAAAACTTCCAGCGCAGAAGAAATTCTACGAGCGATTCGTAAGGTAGCGCGGGGAGAGTTGGCCATTGAAACAGAAGTAGAGAAGAAGGTGGAACATCACAAGCGCTATCCGGATTTGCATGAAGATTTGACCGCGCGTGAACGCGACATTTTAGCTTTGCTGGCTAAGGGCTACGATAATCAACGGATTGCAGATGAGTCCTTTATTTCTCTGAAGACGGTTAAGACCCATGTTTCCAATATTTTATCCAAACTGGCTGTCAGCGATCGGACACAGGCGGTTGTCTATGCTTTCCAACATGGCCTGGTAGCACAAGACGAAGAATAA
- a CDS encoding sensor histidine kinase: MKKGTLLLLIWYATLIVLVVLASVFPLLNYSVFDLSLWTSTEQLVFTLLLLIIVLTFFLSVLVQTVSLVATQGTRQKIRAILQNKSIRSSAEEDQLLLQLSDKVRSLTRQVQMIDNQDLVKQEEIVEGERRRIARDLHDTVSQELFATSMILSGLSSNLNTISQDTLAQQLLAVKDMIETAQRDLRILLLHLRPSELDGKTLVEGFEVILREVSDKSAIQVHFHHQVEDLPKHIEEHLFRIAQEIISNTLRHAKAKHLDVYLVQSESELQLKMTDDGVGFVQSDEQELSYGLQNMQERVEDMAGTIKIRTAPNKGVAIDIRIPLLKGKEDDQDTSDAS, encoded by the coding sequence ATGAAAAAAGGAACCCTGTTACTCTTAATCTGGTACGCAACCCTCATTGTCTTGGTTGTTCTGGCCTCTGTCTTTCCTTTGTTGAACTACTCTGTCTTTGACCTATCTCTTTGGACTTCGACAGAGCAGTTGGTGTTTACCCTCTTACTCTTGATTATCGTATTGACCTTCTTTTTGTCGGTTCTGGTTCAAACAGTTTCTTTGGTTGCTACTCAAGGAACTAGGCAGAAAATCCGGGCCATTCTTCAAAACAAGAGCATTCGTTCCTCAGCAGAAGAAGATCAGCTTCTCTTACAACTGTCTGATAAGGTGCGCAGTTTGACCAGACAGGTTCAGATGATAGATAATCAGGATTTGGTTAAACAAGAAGAAATTGTGGAAGGGGAACGCCGTCGGATTGCCCGTGATTTGCACGATACGGTCAGTCAGGAACTTTTTGCGACCAGTATGATTTTATCTGGTTTATCCAGTAATTTGAACACCATTTCGCAAGATACCTTGGCCCAGCAGTTATTAGCGGTTAAGGACATGATTGAAACAGCGCAGAGAGATCTCCGTATCCTCTTGCTTCACCTCAGACCGAGCGAGCTAGATGGGAAGACCTTGGTGGAGGGCTTTGAAGTGATTCTCAGAGAAGTCAGTGACAAGAGTGCCATTCAGGTTCACTTCCATCATCAGGTGGAGGACTTGCCTAAGCATATCGAGGAGCATCTCTTTCGGATTGCTCAGGAAATCATCAGCAATACCCTGCGGCATGCCAAAGCCAAGCACCTGGATGTCTACCTAGTTCAGTCAGAGTCTGAGCTTCAACTCAAGATGACGGATGATGGTGTTGGATTTGTACAATCAGATGAGCAAGAATTGAGTTACGGTTTGCAGAACATGCAAGAGCGAGTAGAGGATATGGCGGGGACGATTAAGATTCGCACAGCCCCTAACAAGGGAGTAGCTATTGATATTCGCATCCCATTATTGAAAGGAAAAGAAGATGACCAAGATACGAGTGATGCTAGTTGA
- a CDS encoding Stp1/IreP family PP2C-type Ser/Thr phosphatase has product MEIALLTDVGQKRSNNQDYVNRYTNRAGIDLIVLADGMGGHRAGHIASEMTATDLGAAWVDTQLNVLNDVRQWMVDILDEENKKIHELGKSEEYKGMGTTLEAVVVIGNQMIYAHVGDSCIGLIRNGEYTRLTSDHSLVGALLRAGQITEEEAQNHPHKNFVTQSIGQQEPIEPDIALKTLEVGDYVLVNSDGLTNMVSIEDICDIVLSEVPLGQKAESLIRFANNAGGTDNITVALLQITEEAH; this is encoded by the coding sequence ATGGAAATTGCACTTTTAACAGATGTGGGACAGAAGCGTTCCAATAACCAAGATTATGTCAACCGTTATACCAACCGAGCAGGTATTGATTTGATTGTGTTGGCAGACGGAATGGGTGGGCATCGCGCAGGCCATATTGCCAGTGAGATGACAGCCACGGACCTAGGAGCGGCTTGGGTGGACACCCAGCTGAATGTTCTCAATGATGTACGCCAGTGGATGGTGGACATCTTGGATGAAGAGAACAAGAAGATTCATGAGTTAGGTAAGTCAGAAGAGTATAAAGGGATGGGAACAACTCTTGAGGCAGTTGTTGTTATCGGCAATCAGATGATTTATGCCCATGTGGGAGATTCTTGTATCGGACTTATCCGCAATGGAGAGTACACTCGTCTGACCAGTGATCATTCTCTGGTTGGAGCCTTGTTGCGCGCCGGTCAGATTACAGAGGAAGAGGCTCAGAATCATCCTCATAAGAATTTTGTCACTCAATCAATCGGCCAGCAAGAACCGATTGAACCAGATATTGCCCTTAAGACCTTGGAGGTCGGTGATTATGTCCTAGTCAACAGCGATGGTTTGACCAATATGGTGTCCATCGAGGATATTTGTGATATTGTCCTCAGCGAAGTTCCCTTGGGTCAAAAGGCAGAATCCCTTATTCGCTTCGCCAATAATGCAGGTGGAACGGACAATATCACAGTAGCTCTTCTTCAGATTACAGAGGAGGCTCATTGA
- the rsmB gene encoding 16S rRNA (cytosine(967)-C(5))-methyltransferase RsmB yields the protein MVTRKKDSARSLALEVLGQVFEQGAYSNLALNQALKQAKLSEKDKHLATELVYGTVARKISLEWYLAHFIADRDKLDSWVYQLLLLSIYQLLYLNKIPKHAVVHEAVELAKAKKGADKFVNAILRKWLETDLPDPTTIKRKNKRLSVLYSVPVWLVKTLIDEYGEERAEKILASLHIRNKASVRVTDSSRLEEIKTQLGAEQSRLSPVGLVKANGHFASTAYFQEGLITIQDESSQLVAPTLKIEGSEELLDACAAPGGKTCHMASYLTSGRVTALDLYDHKLSLIEDNARRLGLSDKIVTRRLDATKVAETFGPDRFDKILVDAPCSGIGLIRRKPDIRYNKEAADFESLQQIQLQILDSVCQTVKKGGIITYSTCTIIAKENQEVLRIFLEKHPNFEQVTLSHHCADIVTDGCILLTPEQYLTDGFFIGQVRRKS from the coding sequence TTGGTAACTAGAAAGAAAGACAGCGCACGAAGTCTAGCTTTAGAGGTTTTGGGGCAGGTTTTTGAACAGGGAGCCTATTCTAATCTGGCTCTCAATCAAGCTTTAAAACAAGCAAAACTCTCAGAAAAAGACAAACACTTGGCTACGGAGCTAGTCTATGGAACAGTAGCCCGAAAGATTAGCCTCGAGTGGTATCTAGCTCACTTTATAGCTGATAGGGACAAGCTGGATAGCTGGGTTTACCAGTTACTCCTGCTTAGCATCTATCAGTTGCTCTATCTGAATAAGATTCCCAAGCATGCCGTTGTTCACGAGGCGGTGGAACTCGCCAAGGCAAAGAAGGGGGCAGATAAGTTTGTTAATGCTATCCTTCGTAAATGGTTGGAAACAGACCTACCAGACCCCACGACCATCAAGCGCAAGAACAAGCGTTTGTCTGTCCTGTATTCGGTGCCTGTCTGGTTGGTCAAGACCCTGATTGACGAGTATGGAGAAGAGCGTGCAGAGAAGATACTAGCTAGTCTTCACATCCGCAACAAGGCAAGCGTGCGGGTAACGGATTCTAGTCGTCTGGAAGAGATAAAGACTCAACTAGGTGCGGAACAATCCAGACTTTCCCCAGTCGGTTTAGTCAAGGCCAATGGGCATTTTGCTAGTACGGCCTATTTTCAGGAAGGGCTGATCACCATTCAGGATGAATCCAGTCAACTGGTTGCTCCAACCTTGAAAATTGAAGGTTCAGAAGAACTATTGGATGCTTGTGCAGCGCCGGGCGGAAAAACTTGCCACATGGCTTCTTATCTGACGAGCGGTCGGGTAACTGCTTTGGATTTGTATGACCACAAACTCAGCTTGATAGAAGACAATGCGCGACGTTTGGGTTTGTCAGATAAGATTGTAACCCGACGTTTAGATGCGACAAAGGTGGCAGAAACCTTTGGTCCAGATCGTTTTGATAAGATTTTGGTAGATGCACCATGTTCGGGGATAGGCTTGATTCGCAGGAAGCCGGATATTCGTTACAATAAGGAGGCTGCAGATTTTGAGTCCTTGCAGCAAATCCAGCTTCAAATCCTTGACAGTGTTTGCCAAACCGTTAAAAAAGGTGGTATAATAACCTATAGCACATGTACCATTATAGCCAAGGAAAATCAGGAAGTTCTTCGTATTTTTCTAGAGAAACATCCTAATTTTGAACAGGTTACTTTGAGCCACCACTGTGCGGACATTGTAACCGACGGCTGCATTTTACTCACACCCGAACAGTATTTGACAGATGGATTCTTTATCGGTCAAGTCAGAAGAAAATCCTAA
- a CDS encoding bifunctional Cof-type HAD-IIB family hydrolase/peptidylprolyl isomerase produces the protein MDAKLKYKAKKIKIVFFDIDDTLRIKDTGYIPDSIKQVFRSLKEKGILTGIASGRAKYGVVPEIRALQPDYFALINGSYVEDAKGQIIHHQPLPVELIEDYIQFTKEIGIEYGLVGSETAALSARTPRISQTIDVVYENLPTDPTFYQNHPVYQMWTFEQEGKEVELTEDLGKSLRSVRWDPISSDIVLKNASKAAGVAKVVEYLGLKSENVLVFGDGLNDLEVFDYAGISIAMGHSHPDLQKRADYITKKVEEDGIFDALEKLGMVEKEKHYPQVALADYVGPLATIQTNHGDLKLKLFPEIAPKTVANFIALAKDGYYDGVIFHRIIKDFMIQGGDPTGTGMGGESIYGAAFEDEFSMEVFNLRGALSMANAGPNTNGSQFFIVQNTKLPYAKKELERGGWPAPIAELYAEKGGTPHLDQRHTVFGHLADEASYAVLDAIAAVETGAMDKPVEDVVILGITIED, from the coding sequence ATGGACGCAAAATTAAAATACAAAGCCAAGAAGATTAAAATTGTCTTCTTTGATATTGACGATACCTTGCGTATCAAGGATACAGGCTATATTCCTGACTCGATCAAGCAGGTTTTTCGCTCGCTGAAGGAGAAGGGGATTTTGACGGGAATTGCCTCGGGTAGGGCCAAATACGGTGTCGTACCAGAAATCAGGGCCCTTCAGCCTGATTATTTTGCCCTCATCAATGGTTCCTATGTAGAAGATGCCAAGGGCCAAATTATCCACCACCAGCCCCTTCCTGTGGAACTGATTGAAGACTACATCCAGTTCACCAAGGAAATTGGTATTGAGTATGGATTGGTCGGCAGTGAAACAGCGGCCTTGTCTGCCCGTACGCCGCGCATCAGTCAGACCATTGATGTGGTTTATGAAAATCTTCCGACAGACCCAACTTTCTATCAAAACCATCCGGTTTACCAGATGTGGACCTTTGAGCAGGAAGGTAAGGAAGTTGAGCTCACTGAAGATTTGGGCAAGAGCTTGCGCAGTGTTCGCTGGGATCCGATTTCTTCAGACATTGTTCTCAAAAACGCTTCTAAGGCGGCAGGTGTTGCCAAGGTTGTGGAATATCTGGGACTTAAGTCAGAAAATGTTCTGGTCTTTGGTGATGGACTGAATGATTTAGAGGTTTTTGACTATGCAGGCATTAGTATTGCGATGGGGCATTCTCATCCCGACTTGCAAAAACGGGCCGACTATATTACAAAAAAAGTAGAAGAAGATGGCATTTTTGATGCCTTGGAGAAATTAGGAATGGTAGAAAAAGAAAAACACTATCCACAAGTTGCCTTAGCGGACTATGTTGGTCCTCTTGCAACCATTCAAACCAACCATGGAGATTTGAAGCTGAAACTCTTCCCTGAAATTGCTCCCAAGACGGTCGCAAACTTTATTGCTTTAGCCAAAGACGGCTACTATGACGGCGTTATTTTTCATCGAATTATCAAGGATTTCATGATTCAAGGTGGCGATCCGACAGGTACAGGTATGGGTGGCGAGTCCATCTACGGTGCAGCTTTTGAAGATGAGTTTTCAATGGAAGTGTTTAACCTCCGTGGTGCTCTATCTATGGCCAATGCTGGGCCAAACACCAATGGCAGTCAGTTCTTTATCGTTCAGAACACCAAGCTTCCGTATGCAAAGAAAGAACTGGAACGCGGTGGCTGGCCAGCACCCATTGCTGAATTGTATGCGGAAAAAGGTGGAACTCCACACTTGGATCAACGCCACACTGTTTTTGGGCATTTGGCAGATGAAGCTTCCTATGCCGTTTTGGATGCTATTGCTGCTGTTGAAACTGGGGCGATGGATAAGCCAGTAGAGGACGTTGTTATCCTTGGTATTACAATTGAGGACTAA